The Candidatus Nitrosocosmicus franklandus genome contains a region encoding:
- a CDS encoding formate--phosphoribosylaminoimidazolecarboxamide ligase family protein, whose amino-acid sequence MSIYNILDNYDFKNITIGVLGSHSALEILDGAKEEGFRTLCICQKGRELPYQKFKRLSDDILILDSFSDLLNNENQQKLRDQSTVIVPHRSFVVYLGIDNIENKLKVPVFGNRYILKAEDRQLPKNQYHLLRESNIALPRIYKSPSEIDGPSIVKIQEAKRNLERAFFIVTSYNDYKAKSQIRIKSGMINETDLKNSIIEQYLIGTYFNFNYFYSPLDNEVEFLGIERRLQSNIHDFTTSIPAKNQLEMEIELQNIEVGHTPASIRESLLEKVFEVGDKFAKTCLKEYPPGIIGPYSLQSVVTVDLDIIVYDVSLRVPGNPILATTSPYTRYKYGETFGVGRRIAIEIKKSLKQSNLAKLVT is encoded by the coding sequence TTGTCGATATACAATATCCTTGATAATTATGATTTTAAGAATATTACCATAGGCGTATTAGGTAGTCACTCTGCATTAGAAATTTTGGACGGAGCCAAGGAAGAGGGCTTCAGGACTTTGTGCATATGTCAAAAAGGGCGAGAATTACCTTACCAAAAGTTTAAACGGCTATCAGATGATATACTAATTCTTGATAGTTTCTCAGATCTATTAAATAACGAAAATCAACAAAAGTTGCGAGATCAGAGTACTGTTATCGTTCCACACAGGTCGTTTGTTGTTTATTTGGGAATAGATAATATTGAAAATAAACTTAAGGTACCTGTCTTTGGTAATAGATATATCTTGAAAGCAGAAGATAGACAGCTTCCCAAGAACCAGTATCACTTGTTGAGAGAATCAAATATTGCCTTGCCCCGAATTTATAAATCTCCTTCAGAAATAGACGGCCCGTCCATTGTAAAGATTCAAGAAGCAAAACGTAATCTGGAACGAGCATTTTTCATTGTAACTTCGTACAATGATTACAAGGCCAAATCCCAAATTCGAATTAAATCCGGGATGATCAATGAGACAGATCTTAAAAACTCTATAATAGAGCAGTATTTAATAGGAACTTATTTTAACTTTAATTATTTTTATTCTCCTTTAGACAATGAGGTAGAGTTTTTGGGAATTGAGAGGAGGTTGCAGAGTAATATACACGATTTCACTACTTCAATTCCAGCAAAGAATCAACTTGAAATGGAGATTGAATTACAGAACATCGAAGTTGGGCATACCCCGGCTAGCATTAGAGAATCGTTGTTAGAAAAAGTTTTCGAGGTAGGCGACAAATTTGCAAAGACTTGTTTAAAGGAGTATCCTCCTGGAATTATTGGTCCATATTCTCTTCAAAGCGTTGTAACGGTTGATCTTGATATCATTGTTTACGATGTATCTCTTAGAGTTCCTGGTAATCCTATACTAGCAACAACCTCACCGTATACTCGGTACAAATACGGGGAAACTTTCGGCGTTGGGAGAAGGATTGCGATTGAAATAAAAAAATCGTTGAAGCAATCAAATTTGGCCAAATTAGTAACTTGA
- a CDS encoding twin-arginine translocase TatA/TatE family subunit translates to MAFINGLEWVIIILVIVVIFFGAKKIPELARSMGKATSEFQKARIEAKKTLENDSADGKIGQQNSVDREKLESIAETLGVDYSNKNDQDLKNAIDEKLKKQDS, encoded by the coding sequence ATGGCATTTATCAATGGGTTGGAATGGGTTATCATAATATTAGTTATTGTTGTGATTTTCTTTGGTGCTAAAAAAATACCAGAATTGGCTAGATCTATGGGTAAAGCTACGAGCGAATTTCAAAAGGCAAGGATCGAAGCCAAAAAAACATTGGAAAATGACTCTGCTGACGGGAAAATCGGACAGCAGAACTCCGTAGACAGAGAGAAACTGGAATCAATTGCGGAAACCTTAGGTGTCGATTATTCAAACAAGAATGATCAAGATCTTAAAAATGCAATTGACGAAAAACTAAAAAAACAAGATTCTTAA
- the pyrH gene encoding UMP kinase: protein MAKQRIVIKLSGSLFSFDTQVKALRDYTQLIKKIANEYQPIIVTGGGRIARFYIDLSREMGLDESGLDLTGIMVSHLNAKLLMSGLGDLCHPTTPKNLDEISTAVNSEKIIITGGLYPGQSTNATSALIAERTGAIKFFNATDVDGIYDSDPRTNKNAVLFDSIKVTDCIDMLRKENSIAGTYDLMDLISLKVIQRSRLPCVVFKSSVENIEKIVLRGIRLGTEITISS from the coding sequence TTGGCCAAGCAACGTATAGTCATAAAATTAAGTGGAAGTTTGTTTAGTTTTGATACTCAGGTCAAAGCGCTCAGGGACTACACTCAACTGATAAAAAAAATAGCTAACGAATATCAACCTATAATAGTTACAGGGGGAGGAAGAATTGCACGTTTTTACATTGATTTGTCGAGAGAAATGGGTTTAGATGAATCGGGTCTTGACCTCACAGGGATAATGGTCTCCCACCTAAATGCAAAACTGCTTATGTCTGGATTGGGTGATCTTTGTCATCCTACAACACCAAAAAATTTAGATGAAATCTCGACAGCAGTTAATTCAGAAAAAATTATAATTACAGGGGGTTTGTATCCTGGTCAAAGCACAAATGCAACCTCGGCATTAATCGCTGAAAGGACCGGCGCTATAAAATTTTTCAATGCTACTGATGTTGATGGGATATATGATTCTGATCCTAGAACAAACAAGAATGCTGTATTATTTGACTCAATCAAAGTTACCGATTGCATAGATATGCTAAGGAAGGAAAACTCTATAGCTGGAACTTATGATTTGATGGATCTTATTAGCTTAAAGGTAATTCAGAGATCTAGACTCCCATGTGTTGTATTTAAATCTAGTGTAGAGAATATCGAAAAGATCGTTTTAAGAGGAATCCGTCTAGGTACAGAAATTACTATATCGTCTTGA
- a CDS encoding HD domain-containing protein, whose product MPLRYIGEITDPIHKNIKFTLVERELIDTFIFQRLRRIRQLAGAHLVYPGALHSRFEHSIGSMFLAGLAGQTLLEKGYLDSDDMIQNLRISALLHDIGHGPFSHLFEEVLKECTTHSHEKLGERIILDTLITDILQRNGYNPITISSLSFGKHKTRFLNEIISGGLSVDLMDYLPRDSYFSGTEYGKVDYHRIINSLEVTNSKKLGISRSALYSYESMLISRYQMFKSVYFHKTVRSGEVMLLNAMKCLNSVLNLTDLSSLDSFFELHDEKVLGMLCDVRDPSLGPKEISYVNLAKDYKKRELLKCIYEYFSLSRQRQELRPDEAIKNTGEHLKSDKKKRIFDAQVSKLKSIIGKYQASGEQVFLDISSAPSIPLAPKKEEVSSIMVVDKKDEYEKSFDQIPLIYVISGYLDMIRVYTNKENRKFYETIIKDSE is encoded by the coding sequence ATGCCTCTTAGATACATAGGTGAAATTACTGATCCGATTCACAAAAACATAAAATTTACTCTGGTCGAAAGGGAATTAATAGACACTTTTATCTTCCAGAGATTGAGGCGAATAAGGCAATTGGCTGGTGCTCATTTGGTTTATCCAGGAGCCTTGCACTCCAGATTTGAGCATTCGATTGGTTCAATGTTTCTCGCCGGATTGGCAGGTCAAACTTTACTGGAAAAGGGATATTTAGACAGTGATGATATGATACAAAATTTGAGGATATCTGCACTGTTACATGATATTGGTCACGGACCTTTTTCACATCTTTTTGAAGAAGTTTTGAAAGAATGTACTACGCATTCCCATGAAAAATTGGGGGAGAGAATCATCTTGGATACCTTGATAACTGACATATTACAGCGTAATGGATACAATCCAATAACCATTTCCTCTTTAAGCTTTGGAAAACACAAAACGAGGTTTTTAAATGAAATTATCTCCGGCGGCCTATCTGTGGATTTGATGGATTATCTACCAAGAGATAGTTACTTTTCGGGAACAGAATATGGAAAGGTTGATTATCATAGGATTATAAATTCATTAGAAGTTACTAATTCAAAGAAATTAGGAATTAGTAGATCTGCATTGTATTCCTACGAATCCATGTTGATCTCGAGATATCAGATGTTTAAATCGGTTTATTTTCACAAGACCGTGAGGTCGGGAGAAGTAATGTTGTTAAACGCTATGAAGTGTTTGAATTCTGTGCTTAATTTGACTGATTTGTCATCCTTGGATAGTTTTTTTGAGTTACATGATGAAAAGGTTCTGGGTATGCTCTGTGATGTTAGAGATCCATCACTGGGGCCTAAAGAAATTTCTTATGTGAACTTGGCAAAGGACTACAAGAAGAGAGAATTACTCAAATGTATTTATGAATATTTTTCATTATCCAGACAAAGACAGGAACTGCGCCCAGACGAGGCAATCAAAAATACTGGAGAACACCTAAAGTCCGATAAGAAGAAAAGAATCTTTGATGCTCAGGTGAGTAAACTTAAATCCATAATAGGAAAATATCAAGCAAGTGGGGAACAAGTATTCTTGGATATTTCCAGTGCCCCGTCGATTCCACTAGCTCCAAAAAAGGAGGAGGTTTCATCAATAATGGTTGTTGACAAAAAAGATGAATACGAAAAGTCATTTGATCAGATTCCATTGATTTACGTCATTAGCGGTTACCTTGATATGATCCGAGTTTACACAAATAAGGAAAATAGAAAATTTTATGAAACAATAATCAAAGATTCAGAGTAG
- the tmk gene encoding dTMP kinase, with translation MNNKKFGKIIVIEGLDKSGKTTQSNMLFKYLHEKQQGNVVLMSFPDYSTRIGKEIKAFLEGSISYNNETKHILMAANRWEKKQDIENLLMSGKTIVMNRYYQSNLAYGLANGLDINWLKNLEKGLPKEDVTLILDIFPEISLQRLTANNFKPDEFERNKEFLNKARNEYLRLARIFDWKVVSSNVSKPLLFNEIIRILGV, from the coding sequence GTGAACAATAAGAAATTTGGCAAGATTATTGTAATAGAAGGGTTGGACAAATCAGGCAAGACAACTCAATCAAACATGTTATTTAAGTATCTGCATGAAAAGCAGCAAGGAAATGTGGTGTTGATGAGTTTTCCAGATTATTCGACAAGAATCGGTAAGGAAATTAAAGCATTTTTGGAAGGCAGTATAAGCTACAACAATGAAACAAAACATATTTTGATGGCTGCTAATCGATGGGAAAAAAAACAGGACATTGAGAATTTGCTTATGAGTGGAAAAACTATAGTGATGAATAGATATTACCAATCGAATCTTGCTTATGGACTAGCAAATGGTCTCGACATTAACTGGTTAAAGAATCTGGAAAAAGGATTGCCTAAGGAGGATGTGACTCTGATCTTGGATATATTTCCAGAAATATCTTTGCAACGATTGACAGCCAACAATTTCAAACCTGATGAATTTGAAAGGAATAAGGAATTCTTGAACAAGGCTAGAAATGAATATCTAAGACTAGCAAGAATATTTGATTGGAAAGTCGTTAGTTCAAATGTGTCCAAACCCTTGCTTTTTAATGAAATCATAAGAATACTTGGAGTATAG
- a CDS encoding aminotransferase class V-fold PLP-dependent enzyme, with the protein MSDQRSQTITDKTIFDMARSDFNITKKKIYLNNGSISPLPVSTIKSMTDFCLRYSETGPDSPDFNTYLDELKNEVRQRLADLIKSQKDEIIFTQSTTEGINLVANGIRWKSADRILIRNQINEHHSNYLPWLKAAGDFKLKLEVFPLHNIESTGSMLIKEFEDIYLRQNHKLISTSHVMYNNGSITPVEYFGRVIKESNNDTLFSVDGAQSVGAIDVNVKSINCEFMTFPSFKWICGPLGIGVLFVKKKAMNELNPIFVGSGSAEVLPSTGTQSGKRSQPAGHGSIKYNKYPEKYHASFRNFPGLAGLEASLRYLLRIGINNIQARNKALSSILRDELSKIKELVIHEAEEENYRSTLVSFSFKKKSNEKVIKLNSRLRKQGIILAEREIGTRKILRASPHFYNSEDELQKTSEVIRSELASIL; encoded by the coding sequence TTGAGTGATCAAAGAAGTCAAACTATTACCGATAAGACCATTTTTGATATGGCCCGATCGGACTTTAACATTACAAAAAAGAAAATATACTTAAATAACGGTTCTATCAGTCCTCTTCCCGTTTCTACTATTAAGTCGATGACTGATTTTTGTTTGCGTTACTCTGAAACTGGACCTGATTCTCCTGATTTTAATACCTACCTGGATGAATTAAAAAATGAGGTAAGACAAAGGCTAGCAGACTTGATCAAAAGCCAAAAAGATGAGATCATCTTTACCCAAAGCACAACAGAAGGTATCAATTTAGTTGCCAATGGAATAAGATGGAAATCAGCTGATCGGATTCTGATAAGAAACCAGATAAATGAACATCATTCAAATTATTTACCTTGGCTAAAAGCTGCAGGAGATTTTAAGCTAAAGTTGGAAGTGTTCCCACTACACAATATAGAATCCACAGGTAGTATGTTGATCAAGGAATTTGAAGATATTTACCTCCGGCAAAATCATAAATTGATTTCAACCAGTCATGTAATGTACAATAATGGTTCGATTACCCCGGTAGAGTATTTCGGCAGGGTCATCAAAGAAAGTAACAATGACACACTCTTTTCAGTAGATGGAGCTCAAAGTGTTGGAGCTATCGACGTTAATGTGAAATCTATCAATTGCGAATTCATGACCTTTCCAAGTTTTAAGTGGATTTGTGGACCATTAGGTATAGGGGTATTATTTGTAAAGAAAAAAGCAATGAATGAATTGAACCCAATTTTTGTCGGGAGCGGTTCCGCCGAAGTACTACCATCAACTGGCACACAATCTGGAAAAAGGAGCCAACCAGCAGGACATGGTAGTATAAAGTATAACAAATACCCCGAAAAGTATCATGCTTCATTCAGAAATTTCCCTGGACTAGCAGGATTAGAAGCTTCACTAAGATATCTTTTGAGAATTGGAATTAATAATATTCAAGCTAGAAACAAAGCCCTGAGTTCAATATTGAGAGATGAATTATCCAAGATTAAGGAATTGGTAATCCATGAAGCAGAAGAAGAAAATTACAGGTCGACCTTAGTTTCCTTTTCATTTAAAAAGAAAAGCAATGAAAAGGTTATTAAACTAAATTCCAGATTGCGAAAACAAGGTATAATTTTAGCTGAAAGGGAAATAGGTACTAGAAAAATTCTCAGAGCATCACCTCACTTTTACAACTCAGAGGACGAATTACAAAAAACCTCCGAGGTAATTAGATCGGAACTTGCAAGCATTTTGTGA
- a CDS encoding VTT domain-containing protein → MEYIYSSLVDTTFEYFQVFVVSFLTSIILFIPIPYAPFLVIASFNSNLDPNILAIVSAFGVTAGRTLIFILSYHGNRVLSNRIKENMLPLKRLLKKYGWIGSFLAAITPFPPDDIVIILLGMVKLSPWKFIITNFVGKLISNLIVVWSAALTGKIIVEQIILQSQSFTNMLILTIVSIIIVGITIYSLVRVDWRKIIGKWFPWTLDDQND, encoded by the coding sequence GTGGAATACATATACTCATCTCTTGTCGATACGACGTTTGAATACTTTCAAGTGTTTGTGGTAAGTTTTCTTACAAGTATCATATTGTTTATTCCTATTCCATATGCACCGTTTCTCGTTATTGCTAGTTTTAATTCTAATCTAGATCCCAATATCCTTGCTATTGTAAGTGCATTCGGTGTGACTGCAGGTAGAACCCTGATATTCATTCTAAGTTATCACGGTAACAGGGTTCTTAGCAATAGAATAAAGGAAAATATGTTACCATTAAAAAGGCTATTAAAAAAATACGGATGGATAGGGTCATTTTTAGCTGCAATTACACCTTTTCCTCCAGATGACATTGTAATTATTCTTCTCGGTATGGTAAAACTTAGTCCATGGAAGTTCATAATAACAAATTTTGTTGGGAAGTTGATCTCTAACTTAATTGTTGTGTGGAGTGCAGCCTTAACTGGAAAGATTATAGTTGAGCAAATCATATTGCAGAGTCAAAGTTTTACCAATATGTTGATTCTGACTATTGTAAGCATCATTATTGTTGGAATCACAATTTACTCTTTAGTAAGGGTCGACTGGAGGAAAATTATTGGAAAGTGGTTCCCATGGACCTTGGATGATCAGAATGATTAA
- a CDS encoding winged helix-turn-helix transcriptional regulator — MRGHQNTNDNTNESRILNYIKDNPGIHLRRIKGDLGCSMGTIQYYLSKLEKEEKITSSRTGLHKCFFVTGIFGENEKDVIKFFNLETPRKIIMCIIQHGQPTQMEIAQELGITAPTVSWNLSRLTRTKIITEIKDGRFKRYSLNSDIDPLMITKLLKSYYPSLWSKWSDKLAEIYLSLSFDAENKDKN; from the coding sequence ATGCGAGGACACCAGAACACTAACGATAATACCAATGAATCAAGAATACTCAACTATATAAAAGACAATCCTGGAATACATCTGCGCCGGATAAAAGGTGATCTTGGGTGTTCTATGGGTACCATACAATACTATCTTAGTAAATTAGAAAAAGAAGAAAAAATTACCTCCTCTAGAACTGGATTACACAAGTGTTTTTTTGTAACTGGCATTTTCGGTGAGAATGAAAAAGATGTAATCAAATTCTTTAACCTAGAAACACCTCGCAAAATAATAATGTGTATTATACAACATGGTCAGCCTACTCAAATGGAGATTGCACAGGAATTAGGTATAACCGCGCCCACAGTAAGCTGGAATTTGAGTCGATTAACTAGAACAAAAATAATTACGGAAATAAAAGATGGAAGATTCAAACGATATTCACTAAATTCAGATATTGATCCTCTGATGATAACCAAATTACTAAAATCCTACTACCCGAGTCTATGGAGCAAATGGAGCGACAAATTGGCAGAAATCTATTTATCTCTTTCATTTGATGCTGAAAATAAGGACAAGAATTAA